A DNA window from Thermococcus sp. 4557 contains the following coding sequences:
- a CDS encoding CGP-CTERM sorting domain-containing protein yields MKKFPIFVAFLLVVGLFLPLASSSSAWEVIYNVQRDKMELDGVYNPVSFIPGTSGDYYLLGSHGAGLAVLVHLSPMGEVLWMKNFSLSQKLPLNLPSGQFQVIQDIGVGRDGIYVVLMTNGVLNVSAPSDWVRGDPLFTLVKFDFSGNPVWARAFKNSNGGYGGIRLQPTDDGAIVLAPVYAHMHHKDPDDPYDTDHIAPRLDVGAIKFDSSGNLEWVHIYGREGIHEYVWAVGSDGSEVVIAFSSDGGPDLGFIGIDPETGNLRWVREYKQAIDGGELWKMGGFNSLSGGRPMLYSVPDGWIYTNGLPGKYDGGASVWMKLDKKGNILWSGFWNTTLYKGQSPASFALADDGNYVLFDPLVKMSPSGEILRVYYDVQPHGHYIARAGDGFAIFLVPDRLLKLGPNMEFAGCDVHHVEEGGELTPWVPNFVELGKDDVKFVKAPFYSEGEFGEAFEFDDLPTGEWYRIGKPSVWVYDHPSEYFHVKDVCNQTGSSEATGTSTGPATSSNSPTATSESPGFTSSGSSGGSSGGETGTDDGFSVDVTCGPGIIALLVLLVVAITRRR; encoded by the coding sequence ATGAAAAAATTCCCCATCTTTGTTGCCTTTCTCCTTGTTGTGGGCCTCTTTTTGCCCCTTGCTAGCTCTTCCAGCGCCTGGGAGGTCATCTACAACGTTCAGCGGGATAAGATGGAGCTCGACGGTGTTTACAACCCCGTATCCTTCATTCCAGGAACCTCCGGGGATTACTACCTTCTCGGAAGCCACGGGGCGGGGCTGGCCGTTCTGGTGCACCTCTCGCCGATGGGTGAAGTGCTCTGGATGAAGAACTTCAGCCTCAGCCAGAAACTCCCCCTAAACCTTCCCTCCGGGCAGTTCCAAGTCATACAGGACATCGGCGTGGGGAGGGACGGTATCTACGTCGTTTTGATGACGAACGGCGTCCTCAACGTTTCGGCCCCGAGTGACTGGGTGCGGGGAGACCCGCTGTTCACGCTGGTCAAGTTCGACTTCTCGGGGAACCCGGTCTGGGCCAGGGCCTTCAAGAACTCCAACGGTGGCTATGGGGGCATCAGGCTTCAACCTACTGACGACGGGGCCATCGTGCTGGCTCCGGTTTACGCGCACATGCACCACAAGGATCCGGACGACCCCTACGATACTGACCACATAGCCCCCCGCCTCGACGTTGGGGCGATAAAGTTCGACTCCTCCGGGAACCTCGAGTGGGTCCACATCTACGGAAGGGAAGGCATCCACGAATACGTTTGGGCCGTGGGTTCCGACGGAAGTGAAGTCGTGATAGCCTTCTCCTCCGACGGAGGCCCGGACCTCGGGTTCATAGGCATAGACCCCGAGACGGGAAACCTGAGATGGGTCAGGGAGTACAAGCAGGCCATCGATGGCGGCGAGCTCTGGAAGATGGGCGGATTCAACAGCCTCTCCGGTGGAAGGCCCATGCTCTACAGTGTTCCCGACGGGTGGATCTATACCAACGGCCTCCCAGGGAAGTATGACGGGGGGGCCTCGGTCTGGATGAAGCTCGATAAAAAGGGGAACATCCTCTGGAGTGGCTTCTGGAACACTACTCTCTACAAGGGACAATCTCCTGCGAGCTTTGCCCTCGCAGACGATGGTAACTACGTTCTCTTCGACCCGCTCGTCAAGATGTCCCCCTCCGGTGAGATCCTCAGGGTCTACTACGACGTTCAGCCCCACGGCCACTACATAGCCCGCGCTGGGGACGGCTTCGCCATCTTCCTCGTCCCGGACAGGCTCCTGAAACTCGGCCCGAACATGGAGTTCGCCGGCTGCGATGTCCACCATGTTGAGGAGGGAGGAGAGCTGACCCCTTGGGTTCCCAACTTCGTGGAGCTGGGGAAGGATGATGTAAAGTTCGTGAAGGCGCCCTTCTACTCGGAGGGTGAGTTTGGGGAGGCTTTCGAGTTCGACGACCTCCCGACCGGGGAATGGTACAGGATCGGAAAGCCCAGTGTCTGGGTTTACGACCATCCAAGCGAGTACTTCCACGTTAAGGACGTCTGCAACCAGACTGGCTCGTCCGAGGCTACCGGGACCTCGACAGGCCCCGCCACGTCCTCCAACTCACCAACTGCCACGTCTGAAAGCCCCGGCTTTACGAGCTCAGGATCATCCGGCGGCTCCAGCGGCGGGGAAACGGGCACGGACGATGGGTTTTCGGTTGACGTGACCTGCGGGCCCGGGATAATTGCCCTGCTCGTGCTGCTGGTAGTTGCAATAACCAGAAGGAGGTGA
- the glmM gene encoding phosphoglucosamine mutase gives MGKYFGTSGIREVVNDKLTPELALKVGRALGTCLGGGTVVVGMDTRTSGEMLKSAFVSGLLSTGVDVVDIGLAPTPLTGFAIKLYGADAGVTITASHNPPEYNGIKVWQANGMAYTPDMENRLEAILESGNFKKAPWNEIGSLRKADPREDYIRKALEMVHLDGSYTVVVDSGNGAGSILSPYLQREMGNRVISLNSHPSGFFVRELEPNAKSLSALAKTVKVMKADVGIAHDGDADRIGVVDDQGNFVEYEVMLSLIAGYMLRKFGKGKIVTTVDAGFALDDYVKPLGGEVIRTRVGDVAVADELAKHGGVFGGEPSGTWIMPEWNLTPDGIFAGALVLEMIDKLGPLSELVKEVPRYVTLRAKIPCPNEKKGKAMEIIAKEALKAFDYKRLIDIDGVRIENDDWWILFRPSGTEPIMRITLEAHTEERAKELMEKAERLVRGAIARA, from the coding sequence ATGGGAAAGTACTTTGGAACCAGCGGCATCAGGGAGGTCGTCAACGATAAGCTGACGCCGGAGCTGGCTTTAAAGGTCGGAAGGGCCCTGGGGACCTGCCTCGGCGGCGGAACCGTCGTAGTCGGTATGGACACGAGGACGAGCGGCGAGATGCTCAAGAGCGCTTTCGTCAGCGGTTTACTATCAACCGGCGTTGACGTTGTCGACATAGGTCTGGCCCCGACTCCCCTGACCGGCTTCGCCATCAAGCTCTACGGTGCCGACGCGGGCGTTACGATTACAGCGAGCCACAATCCGCCTGAGTACAACGGTATAAAGGTCTGGCAGGCCAACGGAATGGCCTACACCCCCGACATGGAGAACAGGCTTGAGGCTATTCTGGAGTCCGGGAACTTCAAGAAGGCTCCCTGGAACGAGATTGGAAGCCTCAGAAAGGCCGACCCGCGGGAGGATTACATAAGGAAAGCCCTCGAGATGGTTCACCTGGACGGTTCCTACACCGTCGTCGTTGATTCCGGCAACGGGGCCGGCTCGATTCTGAGCCCCTACCTCCAGAGGGAGATGGGCAACCGCGTGATAAGCCTCAACTCCCACCCCAGCGGTTTCTTTGTCAGGGAGCTTGAGCCGAACGCGAAGAGTCTGTCCGCGCTGGCAAAGACTGTGAAGGTCATGAAGGCCGACGTCGGCATAGCCCACGATGGCGACGCCGACAGGATTGGGGTCGTGGACGACCAGGGGAACTTCGTCGAGTACGAGGTCATGCTCTCACTCATAGCCGGCTACATGCTCAGGAAGTTCGGGAAGGGGAAGATAGTCACGACGGTAGATGCCGGTTTCGCCCTGGACGACTACGTCAAACCCCTCGGCGGTGAGGTGATAAGGACGCGCGTTGGGGACGTTGCAGTCGCAGACGAGCTGGCCAAGCACGGCGGCGTCTTCGGAGGTGAGCCGAGCGGGACGTGGATAATGCCCGAGTGGAACCTCACCCCCGACGGCATCTTTGCCGGGGCGCTCGTCCTTGAAATGATTGACAAACTCGGCCCGCTGAGCGAGCTGGTAAAGGAAGTTCCGCGCTACGTAACCTTGAGGGCGAAGATACCCTGCCCCAACGAGAAGAAGGGGAAGGCGATGGAAATAATAGCTAAGGAAGCCCTGAAGGCTTTCGACTACAAGCGGCTGATAGACATCGACGGTGTTAGAATAGAGAACGACGACTGGTGGATTCTCTTCCGCCCGAGCGGGACGGAGCCGATAATGCGCATAACCCTGGAGGCCCACACCGAGGAGAGGGCTAAGGAGCTCATGGAGAAGGCGGAGAGGCTGGTGAGGGGGGCGATAGCCAGGGCCTGA
- a CDS encoding metal-dependent hydrolase, with translation MMWYTHVVFGVLFCLIAVLFGAPMSFLDIGMAALGALMPDIDHPKSYISTKLPGGTVMPRFVEHRGATHTIEAGILITALVGGLAYWITNSYWPAIAFFIGYISHLFADTLTVSGIKWSHFSNFHPRGKIKTGTRGEGLVLILVTFTTVMLFAYIVMPEETSKNLGWVMLIALMATFAIIGKKLKRLK, from the coding sequence ATGATGTGGTACACGCACGTGGTTTTCGGGGTTCTCTTCTGCCTGATAGCGGTTCTCTTTGGAGCCCCGATGAGCTTTCTGGACATCGGTATGGCCGCCCTCGGCGCCCTGATGCCCGACATAGACCACCCCAAGTCGTATATCTCGACCAAACTGCCCGGCGGAACGGTCATGCCCCGCTTCGTCGAGCACAGGGGCGCTACCCACACGATAGAGGCCGGAATACTGATAACCGCCCTCGTCGGCGGGCTGGCGTACTGGATAACCAACAGCTACTGGCCCGCGATAGCTTTCTTCATAGGCTACATCTCGCACCTCTTCGCGGACACGCTGACGGTTTCGGGCATCAAATGGAGCCATTTCTCAAACTTCCACCCGAGGGGGAAGATAAAAACCGGAACGAGGGGAGAGGGACTGGTTCTGATACTGGTGACCTTCACCACGGTGATGCTGTTCGCCTACATCGTCATGCCGGAGGAAACGAGCAAGAACCTCGGATGGGTCATGCTGATAGCCCTGATGGCGACCTTCGCGATAATAGGGAAGAAGCTGAAGAGGCTGAAGTGA
- a CDS encoding type II toxin-antitoxin system VapC family toxin, translated as MSRSEVFVDSSVFVGLHLGDQRAKELVKKAIDEGHTLVTNPVVFSETVYKVMFTLAIQDGLKGAYDLKKHLKDYTFVYERVKTALEELSEAGFLKIIPLSENTIKLASQIGKDYELLPNDSLIAATCKEHGIELILTFDSDFERVPFLKTFEG; from the coding sequence ATGAGTCGCTCTGAGGTCTTTGTGGATTCATCGGTTTTCGTTGGTCTGCACCTCGGGGATCAGAGGGCGAAGGAACTCGTCAAGAAGGCCATAGATGAGGGACATACCCTGGTCACGAACCCGGTAGTGTTCTCAGAGACAGTTTACAAGGTCATGTTTACACTCGCCATTCAGGACGGCCTTAAAGGGGCCTACGACCTCAAAAAGCATTTGAAAGACTACACTTTCGTGTATGAAAGGGTCAAGACAGCCCTGGAGGAACTCAGCGAGGCAGGGTTTTTGAAAATCATCCCCCTAAGCGAAAACACGATAAAACTCGCGTCTCAAATTGGAAAGGACTACGAACTCTTACCAAACGATTCTCTCATCGCCGCAACGTGCAAGGAGCATGGAATCGAGCTGATCCTGACGTTTGATTCTGACTTCGAGAGGGTTCCATTCCTGAAAACCTTTGAGGGATGA
- a CDS encoding antitoxin family protein: MEEIIEAVYENGILKPLKRPHLREHERVKIKIIERGIDELLDSMVIRKVEKIDYKRLKEAYYESL, translated from the coding sequence ATGGAGGAGATTATAGAGGCCGTGTACGAGAACGGCATCCTAAAGCCCCTGAAAAGGCCCCACCTGCGCGAGCATGAGAGGGTGAAGATAAAGATTATCGAGAGAGGCATAGACGAACTCCTCGACTCCATGGTCATCAGGAAGGTTGAAAAAATTGACTACAAGCGCCTAAAGGAGGCGTATTATGAGTCGCTCTGA
- a CDS encoding AAA family ATPase has translation MIVGVVGKIAAGKTTVAKFFEERGFCRVSCSDPLIDLLTHNVSDYSWIPELPEKAEPTRDRLIEFGKYLKETYGEDILIRLAVDKKRHCKKVVIDGVRSEGEINAVKRLGGKVIYVEASPEVRFERLMRRKASKDKGIRSFADFKAMDDAEERLYRTSELKGLADYVITNEGTLEELRGKVERIIEEITGNV, from the coding sequence ATGATAGTCGGTGTCGTTGGAAAGATAGCCGCCGGAAAGACGACGGTTGCAAAGTTCTTCGAGGAGAGGGGATTCTGCAGGGTTTCCTGCAGCGACCCGCTGATAGACCTGCTCACCCACAACGTCTCGGACTACTCGTGGATTCCAGAGCTGCCTGAGAAGGCCGAGCCGACGCGGGACAGGCTGATAGAGTTCGGGAAGTACCTCAAGGAGACCTACGGCGAGGACATACTCATAAGGCTCGCAGTCGACAAGAAGAGGCACTGCAAGAAGGTCGTCATCGATGGCGTCCGCTCGGAGGGCGAAATCAACGCCGTGAAGAGGCTCGGCGGGAAGGTCATCTACGTCGAGGCGAGCCCGGAGGTAAGGTTCGAGCGCCTCATGAGGAGGAAGGCGAGCAAGGACAAGGGCATAAGGAGCTTTGCCGACTTCAAGGCCATGGACGACGCCGAGGAGCGCTTATACCGCACGAGCGAGCTGAAGGGCCTGGCCGACTACGTGATAACCAACGAGGGAACGCTCGAGGAGCTGAGGGGGAAAGTCGAGAGGATAATTGAGGAGATCACGGGGAATGTTTAA